Proteins encoded within one genomic window of Argiope bruennichi chromosome 7, qqArgBrue1.1, whole genome shotgun sequence:
- the LOC129975746 gene encoding midnolin-like, which yields MAEERRVFVQPTTGGRIELRVSPDSSVGSLKSAVAKRLKLSKDKIVLLHRNRQLTEGSLMDNNIQEGSKLTLLPTVETGITNRSPERCVMQALETLGDSQVENFLTGRSPLNLTMRLGEHLMFVHLQLTSVPPASPSPPSSPKLLSEASRHLTRTLTRLSSAALQQKMKETCDGRCCMSREKGGAVIESLFRKGKGVFSGTFSGTLMQDDSRPHLCTLVRILSDLMDAPSHTRGPCTHRPAPNTTGPEPPVAVVEDQALRDKVRHIRALLKEKREARRDKPYHKHKDYSSETAVA from the exons ATGGCTGAGGAGCGTAGGGTGTTCGTGCAGCCGACTACAGGGGGCCGAATCGAACTCCGGGTATCCCCTGATTCCTCTGTGGGCAGCCTGAAATCGGCCGTAGCCAAAAGGCTGAAGCTTTCCAAAGATAAAATTGTTCTTCTTCATAGAAAcag ACAACTTACGGAAGGATCTTTAATGGATAATAACATCCAGGAAGGCTCTAAGCTGACGCTGCTACCTACCGTAGAGACTGGAATCACG AACCGGAGTCCGGAACGGTGCGTGATGCAGGCCCTGGAGACTTTGGGTGATTCTCAGGTGGAGAATTTCCTGACTGGACGCTCTCCCCTGAACCTTACTATGAGGCTGGGCGAGCACCTGATGTTCGTACATTTGCAGCTGACTTCTGTACCGCCAGCCTCTCCATCTCCCCCATCCTCCCCGAAGCTGCTCAGTGAGGCCAGCCGTCATTTGACTCGCACGCTCACCCGCCTATCCTCTGCCGCCCTCCAGCAAAAGATGAAAGAAACTTGCGAT GGCCGTTGCTGCATGTCTCGTGAGAAAGGCGGGGCTGTCATCGAGAGTTTGTTTCGGAAGGGCAAAGGTGTGTTTTCAGGGACTTTCTCAGGCACTCTTATGCAGGATGACTCCCGTCCTCATCTTTGCACCCTTGTTCGAATCCTTAGCGACCTCATGGACGCACCTTCGCATACGCGTGGACCTTGCACTCATCGCCCCGCTCCTAATACTACAG gcCCGGAGCCTCCAGTAGCGGTTGTGGAAGACCAGGCCCTGCGAGATAAAGTACGGCATATAAGGGCCCTTCTGAAAGAGAAACGCGAAGCCCGCAGAGACAAGCCTTACCACAAGCACAAAGACTACAGCTCTGAAACGGCTGTCGCCTGA